In one Acipenser ruthenus chromosome 10, fAciRut3.2 maternal haplotype, whole genome shotgun sequence genomic region, the following are encoded:
- the cd302 gene encoding CD302 antigen isoform X1 — protein sequence MQSAKRDYMFFVGTITACVFLSNYSFAVVLEILLCDLSAECPADGRTWVPLGNNCYCFFHLPKSSTIEDVREACRVNVPSADVVSINSEAENSFVTDYSHRIWNGTKDVWLGMSFNVDTDSLTWFDGLDVVYTNWMHGAYSEDTPVDMCAILHTGSGKWEKVSCEEVSEKAVVCETPMNPPKEKVAANNQALLSAIVILSVVVILVGSTVCWFFYQKKYSSSTVFTPFNYYPPFSTPNSDETVLVDAEERE from the exons atgCAGTCTGCAAAGCGGGATTACATGTTTTTTGTTGGCACGattactgcctgtgtgtttctcagtAATTATTCGTTTGCTGTTGTTCTTG AGATACTACTATGTGACCTCTCTGCAGAATGCCCAGCTGATGGCCGGACATGGGTTCCACTTGGAAATAACTGTTACTGTTTTTTCCACCTTCCAAAAAGCTCCACAATTGAGGATGTAAGAGAAGCCTGCAGAGTAAATG TTCCCAGTGCAGATGTTGTGAGCATAAACAGTGAAGCTGAAAACAGCTTTGTAACAGATTACAGTCATCGCATTTGGAATGGCACCAAAGATGTATGGCTGGGCATGTCTTTCAATGTAGACA CTGATTCTCTAACGTGGTTTGATGGTTTGGATGTGGTCTATACAAACTGGATGCATGGTGCATATAGTGAAGACACACCTGTGGACATGTGTGCCATTCTGCACACTGGCTCAGGAAAGTGGGAAAAAGTAAGCTGTGAAGAAGTGTCTGAAAAGGCAGTAGTCTGTGAAACTCCCATGA ATCCACCAAAAGAGAAAGTTGCTGCCA ATAACCAAGCTTTATTATCTGCGATTGTCATCCTGAGTGTCGTCGTCATTTTGGTTGGCTCAACTGTCTGTTGGTTCTTCTATCAGAAGAAGTATTCAAGTTCCACTGTCTTTACACCGTTCAATTACTATCCGCCATTTTCAACTCCAAACAGTGATGAAACCGTTCTAGTGGATGCAGAGGAAAGAGAGTAA
- the cd302 gene encoding CD302 antigen isoform X2, whose translation MQSAKRDYMFFVGTITACVFLSNYSFAVVLECPADGRTWVPLGNNCYCFFHLPKSSTIEDVREACRVNVPSADVVSINSEAENSFVTDYSHRIWNGTKDVWLGMSFNVDTDSLTWFDGLDVVYTNWMHGAYSEDTPVDMCAILHTGSGKWEKVSCEEVSEKAVVCETPMNPPKEKVAANNQALLSAIVILSVVVILVGSTVCWFFYQKKYSSSTVFTPFNYYPPFSTPNSDETVLVDAEERE comes from the exons atgCAGTCTGCAAAGCGGGATTACATGTTTTTTGTTGGCACGattactgcctgtgtgtttctcagtAATTATTCGTTTGCTGTTGTTCTTG AATGCCCAGCTGATGGCCGGACATGGGTTCCACTTGGAAATAACTGTTACTGTTTTTTCCACCTTCCAAAAAGCTCCACAATTGAGGATGTAAGAGAAGCCTGCAGAGTAAATG TTCCCAGTGCAGATGTTGTGAGCATAAACAGTGAAGCTGAAAACAGCTTTGTAACAGATTACAGTCATCGCATTTGGAATGGCACCAAAGATGTATGGCTGGGCATGTCTTTCAATGTAGACA CTGATTCTCTAACGTGGTTTGATGGTTTGGATGTGGTCTATACAAACTGGATGCATGGTGCATATAGTGAAGACACACCTGTGGACATGTGTGCCATTCTGCACACTGGCTCAGGAAAGTGGGAAAAAGTAAGCTGTGAAGAAGTGTCTGAAAAGGCAGTAGTCTGTGAAACTCCCATGA ATCCACCAAAAGAGAAAGTTGCTGCCA ATAACCAAGCTTTATTATCTGCGATTGTCATCCTGAGTGTCGTCGTCATTTTGGTTGGCTCAACTGTCTGTTGGTTCTTCTATCAGAAGAAGTATTCAAGTTCCACTGTCTTTACACCGTTCAATTACTATCCGCCATTTTCAACTCCAAACAGTGATGAAACCGTTCTAGTGGATGCAGAGGAAAGAGAGTAA